In Paracoccaceae bacterium Fryx2, a single genomic region encodes these proteins:
- a CDS encoding DNA-3-methyladenine glycosylase I — protein MTPLQDTRCPWCGSDPLYTAYHDTEWGVPENDSRALWEKLILDGFQAGLSWITILRKRDAFRDAFAGFDPEIIAAWGEPEVLRLLANSGIVRHRGKCEATIAGARAWLALEGGSGFAAFCWRHVDGRPLQPRRATMAEVPAETGLSRRLAKDLKSAGFKFCGPTITYAFMQATGMVNDHLTSCPRHAALAG, from the coding sequence ATGACGCCCCTGCAAGACACCCGTTGCCCGTGGTGCGGCAGCGACCCGCTTTACACCGCCTATCACGATACCGAATGGGGCGTGCCGGAGAACGACAGCCGCGCCCTGTGGGAAAAGCTGATTCTCGACGGGTTTCAGGCCGGGCTGTCCTGGATCACCATCCTGCGCAAGCGCGACGCCTTCCGCGATGCCTTCGCGGGCTTCGACCCCGAGATCATCGCCGCCTGGGGCGAACCCGAAGTCCTCCGCCTGCTGGCCAACTCCGGCATCGTGCGCCACCGCGGCAAGTGCGAGGCCACCATCGCCGGTGCCCGCGCCTGGCTGGCACTGGAAGGCGGCAGCGGATTTGCCGCGTTCTGCTGGCGCCACGTCGACGGCCGCCCGCTGCAACCCCGGCGCGCCACGATGGCAGAGGTGCCCGCCGAAACCGGCCTGTCGCGCCGCCTTGCGAAAGACCTCAAGTCCGCAGGTTTCAAGTTCTGCGGCCCCACCATCACCTACGCCTTCATGCAGGCGACCGGCATGGTCAACGACCACCTGACAAGCTGCCCGCGCCACGCAGCTCTGGCAGGATAG
- a CDS encoding TlpA disulfide reductase family protein: MLRHGFAVLYTALVFGANPVAADIAVADALRDGDMRKLSFHAEARALPEGGLVGLDDKPRDLAEFHGKWVVLNFWATWCPPCRKEMPGLDRLAADMGDRLVVVTVATGRNAVPAIEKFMAEAGVTHVEKLRDPKTTLARGMGVLGLPVTVILDPQGREVGRLVGDAEWDSAAARAVLGALIDG; this comes from the coding sequence ATGCTGCGTCACGGCTTTGCTGTTCTGTATACGGCCTTGGTGTTCGGTGCAAATCCCGTGGCGGCGGATATCGCCGTGGCGGATGCGCTGCGCGACGGCGACATGAGGAAACTGTCGTTCCACGCCGAGGCGCGGGCGCTGCCCGAGGGCGGGCTGGTCGGGCTGGACGACAAGCCGCGCGATCTGGCCGAGTTTCACGGCAAATGGGTGGTGCTGAACTTCTGGGCGACCTGGTGCCCTCCCTGCCGCAAGGAAATGCCGGGGCTTGACCGGCTGGCGGCGGACATGGGCGACAGGCTGGTGGTGGTGACGGTGGCAACGGGACGCAATGCGGTGCCAGCCATCGAGAAGTTCATGGCCGAGGCCGGGGTGACCCATGTCGAGAAGCTGCGCGACCCCAAGACCACGCTGGCGCGCGGCATGGGGGTGCTGGGGCTGCCGGTGACGGTGATCCTCGATCCGCAGGGGCGCGAGGTCGGGCGGCTGGTGGGCGATGCCGAATGGGACAGCGCGGCGGCAAGGGCCGTGCTGGGCGCGCTGATCGACGGCTGA
- the argH gene encoding argininosuccinate lyase — protein sequence MTASPRTQTADPQQANAMWGGRFAEGPDAIMQAINASIGFDQRLYAQDIRGSRAHAAMLAATGILTNTDAEAIGEGLLTVLSEIEAGNFTFRPDLEDIHMNVESRLKEIIGEPAGRLHTARSRNDQVAVDFRLWVRDQCDAAVTGIEALMRAFLAQAEAGADWVMPGFTHLQTAQPVTWGHHMLAYVEMLARDRSRFADARARMNECPLGAAALAGTSFPIDRHMTAAALGFDRPTANSLDSVSDRDFALEFLSASAICAMHLSRFAEELVIWSSAQFRFVRLSDRWTTGSSIMPQKKNPDAAELLRAKLGRILGATVALFTVMKGLPLTYSKDMQEDKEQVFDAADTLMLGLAAMTGMVGDMTALRGTLANAAASGFSTATDLADWLVRALGLPFREAHHVTGTLVALAEAQGCDLPDLTLGQMQSVHPGISAEVFGVLGVENSVRSRMSYGGTAPDQVRAQIARWQAALS from the coding sequence ATGACCGCATCCCCCCGGACCCAGACCGCCGACCCACAACAGGCCAATGCGATGTGGGGCGGGCGCTTCGCCGAAGGGCCGGACGCGATCATGCAGGCGATCAACGCCTCGATCGGGTTCGACCAGCGGCTTTACGCCCAGGACATCCGGGGGTCGCGCGCCCATGCCGCGATGCTCGCGGCCACGGGTATCCTGACCAATACGGACGCCGAGGCCATCGGGGAAGGCCTCCTCACGGTGTTGTCAGAGATCGAGGCGGGAAACTTCACCTTCCGCCCCGATCTGGAAGACATCCACATGAACGTGGAATCCCGGCTGAAAGAGATCATCGGCGAACCGGCCGGCCGGCTGCACACGGCGCGGTCGCGCAACGACCAGGTGGCGGTCGATTTCCGGCTCTGGGTGCGCGACCAGTGCGACGCGGCGGTGACGGGAATCGAGGCACTGATGCGCGCCTTTCTGGCCCAGGCCGAGGCCGGCGCCGACTGGGTGATGCCCGGCTTCACCCACCTGCAAACCGCGCAGCCCGTCACCTGGGGCCACCACATGCTGGCCTATGTCGAAATGCTGGCCCGCGACCGGTCGCGCTTTGCCGATGCGCGGGCGCGGATGAACGAATGCCCGCTCGGGGCGGCGGCGCTGGCGGGCACCTCGTTTCCCATCGACCGGCACATGACGGCGGCGGCCCTCGGCTTCGACCGGCCCACCGCCAACAGCCTCGATTCCGTCTCCGACCGCGATTTCGCGCTGGAGTTCCTGTCCGCCTCCGCCATATGCGCCATGCACCTCTCGCGCTTTGCCGAGGAACTGGTGATCTGGTCCTCCGCCCAGTTCCGCTTCGTGCGCCTGTCGGACCGCTGGACCACCGGCTCCAGCATCATGCCGCAGAAGAAGAACCCCGACGCGGCGGAACTGCTGCGCGCCAAGCTCGGGCGCATCCTCGGTGCCACCGTGGCCCTGTTCACCGTGATGAAGGGCCTGCCGCTGACCTATTCCAAGGACATGCAGGAAGACAAGGAACAGGTGTTCGACGCCGCCGACACGCTGATGCTGGGCCTCGCCGCGATGACCGGCATGGTGGGCGACATGACGGCGCTGCGGGGCACGCTCGCCAACGCCGCCGCCTCGGGCTTCTCCACAGCAACCGATCTGGCCGACTGGCTGGTGCGCGCCCTCGGCCTGCCGTTCCGCGAGGCGCACCACGTCACCGGCACCCTCGTGGCGCTGGCCGAGGCGCAGGGCTGCGACCTGCCCGACCTGACGCTGGGCCAGATGCAATCCGTGCATCCCGGCATAAGCGCCGAGGTGTTCGGCGTGCTCGGGGTGGAAAATTCGGTGCGCAGCCGCATGTCCTATGGCGGCACCGCCCCCGACCAGGTCCGCGCCCAGATCGCCCGCTGGCAAGCGGCGCTGTCCTGA
- a CDS encoding DUF2834 domain-containing protein yields MSPLRMVYLGLAVWGAIHPMYHFVSYMMATGTGLGGLIDAWYVNASTTGLVWDLTIAAITLTVWIIAETATRRNWLALIAIPATFCIGVSCGLPLYLFLRTRPVT; encoded by the coding sequence ATGTCGCCGCTGCGCATGGTTTACCTCGGGCTGGCGGTCTGGGGCGCGATCCACCCGATGTATCACTTCGTGTCCTACATGATGGCCACCGGCACCGGCCTCGGCGGGCTGATCGACGCCTGGTATGTCAACGCCTCCACCACCGGGCTTGTCTGGGATCTGACGATTGCCGCCATCACCCTGACGGTCTGGATCATCGCCGAAACCGCCACCCGCCGGAACTGGCTGGCCCTGATCGCCATCCCCGCCACCTTCTGCATCGGCGTTTCCTGCGGCCTGCCGCTCTACCTGTTCCTGCGAACCCGCCCCGTCACCTGA
- the lysA gene encoding diaminopimelate decarboxylase: MDHFLYRNGILHAEDVALPEIAAAVGTPFYCYSTATLTRHYHLFQQALTPLPHLVCFAIKSLSNIAVLKTLGDLGAGMDVVSGGEYLRARAAGVPGDRIVFSGVGKTRAEMRLALEGGIRQFNVESEPELRALSEVATSMGTTAPIALRVNPDVDAKTHAKIATGRKEDKFGIPIGHAPAVYAEAARLPGIEVVGIDVHIGSQLTELAPFEQAFAKIADLTALLRAQGHDIRRLDLGGGLGIPYTRSNEAPPLPLDYGALIKRTLGHLDCEIEIEPGRLISGNAGILVASVIYLKHGEGQDFLILDAAMNDLVRPSMYDAHHDIIPVTEPAPGQEMQPFDVVGPVCETGDTFARARPLPPLGEGDLLAFRSAGAYGAVMASEYNSRPLIPEVLVKGDHFAVIRARPTFDEILNRDTIPEWL, translated from the coding sequence ATGGACCACTTTCTCTACCGCAACGGCATCCTGCACGCCGAAGACGTGGCCCTGCCCGAGATTGCGGCGGCGGTCGGCACGCCGTTCTACTGCTATTCCACCGCCACGCTGACCCGCCACTACCACCTGTTCCAGCAGGCGCTGACCCCGCTGCCGCATCTGGTCTGCTTCGCCATCAAGTCACTGTCCAACATCGCGGTGCTCAAGACGCTGGGCGACCTTGGCGCCGGGATGGACGTGGTTTCGGGCGGCGAATACCTGCGGGCCAGGGCGGCGGGCGTGCCGGGCGACCGCATCGTGTTTTCCGGCGTCGGCAAGACCCGTGCCGAAATGCGGCTGGCGCTGGAAGGCGGCATCCGCCAGTTCAACGTCGAAAGCGAACCCGAACTCCGCGCGCTGTCCGAGGTCGCCACGTCCATGGGCACCACCGCGCCCATCGCGCTCCGCGTCAACCCCGATGTCGATGCGAAAACCCACGCCAAGATCGCCACCGGCCGCAAGGAAGACAAGTTCGGCATCCCGATTGGCCACGCCCCCGCCGTCTACGCCGAGGCCGCCCGCCTGCCGGGGATCGAGGTCGTCGGCATCGACGTTCACATCGGCAGCCAGCTGACCGAGCTTGCCCCGTTCGAGCAGGCCTTCGCCAAGATCGCAGACCTGACCGCCCTCCTGCGCGCCCAGGGACACGACATCCGCAGGCTGGATCTCGGCGGTGGCCTCGGCATCCCCTACACCCGCTCGAACGAGGCGCCGCCGCTGCCGCTCGACTACGGCGCGCTGATCAAGCGCACGCTGGGCCATCTGGATTGCGAGATCGAGATCGAGCCGGGTCGCCTGATTTCCGGCAATGCGGGCATCCTCGTCGCCTCGGTGATCTACCTCAAGCATGGCGAAGGGCAGGATTTCCTGATCCTCGATGCCGCGATGAACGATCTGGTCCGCCCCTCGATGTATGACGCGCATCACGACATCATCCCGGTCACCGAACCTGCGCCGGGGCAGGAGATGCAGCCCTTCGACGTGGTCGGCCCGGTCTGCGAGACCGGCGACACCTTCGCCCGCGCCCGCCCGCTGCCCCCCTTGGGCGAAGGCGACCTGCTGGCCTTCCGTTCCGCCGGAGCCTACGGCGCGGTCATGGCCTCGGAATACAATTCCCGGCCGCTGATCCCCGAGGTGCTGGTGAAGGGTGATCACTTCGCTGTCATAAGGGCGCGACCGACGTTTGACGAAATCCTGAACCGCGATACCATTCCCGAATGGCTGTGA